A stretch of the Lolium perenne isolate Kyuss_39 chromosome 3, Kyuss_2.0, whole genome shotgun sequence genome encodes the following:
- the LOC127342146 gene encoding uncharacterized protein isoform X1, whose translation MNLLVRAVFDDSPSDADEEMAVESLIEMQANVQPCKPTDVCRQNIAAESSLPVKARDRPTAPARQSCLSSFQSVPLSHHEKMKNPLGDSESISFQKEDSASGHVKVMSSDETDGNSNICVACGTPGTLRSCDGKGCQSRYHISCLYPSLEYLSPGIWFCTSCTNKRFQLGIHSIVDGIESVWDVKDAEGMQNSKHYFVKYKNLAHVHNRWVPEGDINVTPGGPDLLSLFNKRNHTEKAIWKEEWTKPHRLLRKRLLLAPKLADDFFSSCDVKYSYCTLEWLVKWRCLGYDHATWELETLPCLLTPEADQLKKNYENRHEAAKQSSIKAKVKKSSFQKLQRLPDGCHPDFDSDHLCSINYLRKFWYKSFGAVLVDDKEFVIKTILFTMSVLPDSSQPILIVTTPASLSLWEVQFNNLAPFINVVVYEGGKDKLKLIQDLEFYDSGSSVMLQVLLSHADAILEDIEPIAHIGWEAVIVDYYQKSTLQYLEQLKQLSTDFRMLLVSSPIKDNLPEYMKLLGFLDSREQENGNCADTADALVTAKVNFKNHIAYERRADSSKLLEHWVPAYMSQLQLGIYCSILLSNSSVLQSKMKSGSSLCDIIMSLSKCCDHPYLVDEFLQNSTVNIHNYTDTLDTRVQACGKLLLLHEMLKEIRNKRLRVIILFQSSVAGGNATGDILEDVVFDRFGPDSYERVESGAPLSRKEAAVNMFNDKTKGRFVFLIESRACLPSIKLSSADAFIIYNSDCNPLNDLKALQRIQIESQLKYQGIFRLYSPFTVEEKQLMLAKHGVPIDNYKDMTGSLGHSLISWGASVLFTKLDELQHDNSSKNFGRDRQFMDKVKLKFLKKLAKNVVDSTKINCTSISKANMCGEFYSRSITLIGENVAMPALDGDPSNFWLNLLNGRSPCWNNISESPQSSHRMLHNIEEPVKVPAEEADEARRKRRKLDRITVPSSKRSSDNSHGDMLPKNCTTLRPPLQQLDKTQEKEGVKKLMSTPKNLHVQLKKELSKLIKVLELQDNVRLMSEQLFDYFLNNHQVVIEPVGILRAFIIALCWRAASLLNCKVDLRELLALAEKNLKCECNEELVALMCRKLRTLVKKIPNIADETSIKGQSVSVEDTQLSCQETSNNLEKDHMFQEKEMDLHGKFTNGASYEVSTVAEQMISERQEPVQETRRECHVPHDELPNMIVEKCICLVDNVFSLREKNILCKQQLEISGLVTHRQNNVIRLKKVCSLVLEHIHRSHIDEMTRSKKINLTTQWFTMLMYAYLEHMKLQHDKLEGLQSDTWSSERQLKEKLNQVAKSGQLDRYFDRYIALPDSNFVMEEFIHFKEQNDEHRIAESSVSCQHSSNDALAMEFTLVRNEVLSEPTSIQAMENEPVETSVGSGRGPASEAADFPENSIRCSSDGIGVQRAGCSSSSIPTNDDSTGQESPTSECRNADQMEIDNIAKPNMLLGGATSLVSVKNDDILDTDGVHLESTNLAASQSLVALVGTQAVLSCMSPQQSTDLSAQQNVAPSGCPPAEAEQTGLSDTQVVHVLQTEMQPSILLLDAPPQNTHPDDRSQTGCQEDRVTGLSQGGAAISQHLGDVRMQVQEKYDGNVAAYPVLPASPTYPADGLVPLPVSGEVESQICEPIIAAKQSTSPHTQQSLAISHHLPAEAEPSSILCTETAWDLQPEVQPSTSMQDEPAEVEDEPEAEDEPEVVGMVTVHDLQAEIQPSASVPAGQSTGLPAQQSLAASQHPPAEGKQADVFGTEPACDLQTELQPSTSLQDEPVEAEDEPEADDDPEVPEVEDEPTEVERAGTLGAISTQDLQPEMQSSTSTQDVPFERILVFNNPILSDKPLKNELGRLMRCKNLLSKEHEHKKSLLLIECNQEIEKIKRKYDSLLQNEESSHLQTQRELADIYSSKVHVKKSLAENFRGASTPSSTAPGRSASPVMEQPFESSSAAQTTASPVISSSAIRPPVPNPPVSYVRPSYVAQPSWNTQPQTILPGNLYGTTSSSHPPCRASLLPSGGHPESMANILQSSSSNPIFMSAHQQSSYPNMVLGSTSGPLNAAPGSQRTGAQIAAVNHNQSSSELASLSVYIPARFGIGSSSSPAGAGASPEVVCLSDDEP comes from the exons ATGAATTTGCTTGTGCGTGCGGTTTTCGATGACTCGCCCTCGGATGCTGAcgaggagatggcggtggagtctttGATCGAGATGCAGGCCAAT GTACAGCCGTGTAAACCTACTGATGTGTGTCGGCAAAATATAGCGGCTGAAAGCAGCCTTCCAGTGAAGGCTAGAGATCGACCCACTGCCCCTGCAAG ACAAAGCTGTCTATCATCATTTCAAAGTGTGCCACTATCTCATCATGAAAAG ATGAAGAACCCACTTGGAGACAGCGAATCCATTAGCTTTCAAAAAGAAGATTCAGCTTCAGGACATGTCAAGGTGATGTCATCTGATGAAACAGATGGTAACTCCAACATATGCGTTGCTTGTGGAACCCCAGGAACTCTTAG GTCCTGTGATGGAAAAGGTTGCCAAAGTAGATACCACATCTCTTGTTTGTATCCTTCCCTGGAATATTTGTCTCCTGGAATTTGGTTCTGTACCAGCTGCACGAATAAGAGGTTCCAGCTTGGCATACATTCTATCGTTGATGGAATAGAGTCTGTGTGGGATGTCAAGGATGCTGAGG GAATGCAAAATAGCAAGCATTACTTTGTTAAGTATAAGAATCTGGCGCATGTCCATAATCGGTGGGTTCCAGAAGGTGATATCAATGTCACGCCtggaggtcctgatcttctttccTTGTTTAACAAGAGGAATCATACTGAAAAG GCAATTTGGAAGGAGGAATGGACTAAGCCACACCGCCTGTTAAGGAAGAGACTGCTCTTGGCACCAAAATTAGCTGATGATTTCTTTTCCTCATGTGATGTTAAATATTCATATTGTACTCTTGAATGGTTAGTGAAATGGAGGTGTCTTGGCTATGATCATGCAACATGGGAATTAGAGACTCTACCCTGTTTGCTTACGCCCGAGGCTGACCAACTTAAAAAGAACTATGAGAACCGCCATGAGGCTGCAAAACAATCATCTATAAAAGCAAAG GTTAAGAAAAGCTCATTTCAGAAACTTCAGAGATTACCAGATGGGTGTCATCCTGATTTTGACAGTGATCACTTGTGTTCTATCAATTACCTCCGAAAGTTCTGGTACAAATCTTTTGGCGCCGTTCTTGTCGATGATAAG GAGTTTGTAATAAAGACCATCTTATTCACAATGTCTGTGTTACCTGACTCCAGCCAACCCATCCTAATTGTCACAACTCCTGCTTCTCTATCCTTATGGGAGGTTCAGTTCAATAACTTGGCACCATTTATCAATGTTGTTGTGTATGAAGGAGGGAAAGACAAGCTCAAATTAATTCAAGATTTGGAATTTTATGATAGCGGAAGCTCTGTTATGTTACAGGTTCTCTTATCCCATGCTGATGCTATCTTAGAG GATATCGAACCTATAGCCCACATTGGTTGGGAGGCGGTCATAGTTGATTATTATCAAAAATCAACCCTACAGTATCTCGAACAACTGAAGCAACTTTCCACTGATTTTAGAATGTTGCTTGTGAGCTCCCCAATTAAG GATAATCTTCCTGAGTACATGAAACTTTTAGGTTTCCTTGATTCCAGAGAGCAAGAAAATGGCAATTGCGCTGATACTGCTGATGCCCTTGTGACGGCGAAAGTAAACTTCAAAAATCATATTGCATATGAGCGCCGAGCAGATTCTTCAAAACTATTGGAGCATTGGGTTCCTGCTTACATGTCACAACTGCAGCTAGGGATATATTGTTCCATACTGCTTTCAAATTCATCTGTTCTCCAGTCGAAGATGAAAAGTGGTAGCTCTCTTTGCGACATTATTATGTCTCTCTCAAAG TGCTGTGATCATCCTTACCTTGTTGATGAGTTCCTGCAAAATTCGACTGTCAACATTCACAATTATACTGATACTCTAGATACCAGAGTGCAAGCGTGTGGCAAGCTACTGCTTCTTCATGAAATGCTTAAAGAAATAAGGAACAAGAGGCTGAGAGTCATTATTCTTTTTCAA TCTAGTGTAGCAGGTGGAAACGCAACGGGTGATATATTGGAAGATGTTGTGTTTGACAGATTTGGCCCTGATTCGTATGAGCGTGTTGAAAGTGGCGCACCATTGTCAAGGAAAGAGGCAGCAGTAAATATGTTCAATGACAAGACTAAGGGGAGGTTTGTTTTTCTGATTGAAAGTCGTGCATGCCTCCCAAGTATTAAGCTGTCATCTGCCGATGCCTTTATCATATACAATAGTGACTGTAACCCACTAAATGATCTGAAGGCTCTTCAAAGAATACAAATAGAGTCACAACTTAAGTATCAGGGCATTTTCCGTTTATACAGTCCTTTCACAGTGGAGGAGAAGCAGCTCATGCTTGCTAAACATGGTGTGCCTATTGATAACTACAAGGATATGACAGGTAGTTTAGGCCATTCCTTGATCAGTTGGGGTGCATCAGTTCTTTTCACCAAACTTGATGAGCTTCAGCATGATAATTCAAGTAAAAACTTCGGAAGGGATAGACAATTTATGGACAAAGTAAAGTTGAAGTTCTTAAAAAAGTTAGCCaaaaatgttgtagacagcaccaaAATCAATTGCACATCCATATCGAAAGCTAATATGTGTGGGGAATTTTATTCAAGAAGCATTACTCTAATAGGCGAAAATGTGGCAATGCCTGCCTTGGATGGAGATCCATCAAATTTCTGGTTAAATTTACTGAATGGGAGATCCCCTTGTTGGAACAATATATCTGAGTCACCACAATCAAGCCATAGAATGTTACATAACATAGAAGAACCTGTCAAAGTTCCTGCTgaagaagctgatgaagccagaaGGAAGCGTAGAAAGCTTGACAGAATCACAGTTCCATCTTCTAAGCGTTCATCTGACAACAGTCATGGTGATATGTTACCTAAAAATTGTACTACATTGAGGCCCCCTCTTCAACAACTTGATAAAACACAAGAAAAAGAAG GGGTGAAAAAACTGATGAGCACACCCAAGAATCTTCACGTTCAACTTAAGAAAGAACTGTCAAAGCTAATCAAGGTGCTAGAACTGCAG GATAATGTAAGACTTATGTCAGAACAGCTATTTGATTATTTTCTGAACAATCATCAAGTTGTTATCGAGCCAGTGGGCATATTGCGCGCGTTCATTATAGCCTTG TGTTGGCGTGCTGCTTCTCTTCTTAATTGTAAGGTAGATCTCAGAGAGTTGCTTGCCCTTGCTGAAAAAAACTTGAAGTGTGAGTGCAATGAAGAGCTTGTGGCATTGATGTGTAGAAAATTAAGGACCCTAGTGAAAAAAATCCCAAATATAGCAGATGAAACAAGCATCAAGGGTCAATCAGTGTCAGTAGAAGACACCCAACTTTCATGCCAAGAGACCTCTAATAACTTGGAAAAGGACCACATGTTCCAAGAAAAGGAAATGGATCTTCATGGTAAGTTCACAAATGGTGCATCTTATGAGGTCTCTACTGTTGCTGAGCAGATGATCTCAGAGAGGCAGGAACCTGTTCAAGAAACTCGCAGAGAATGTCACGTGCCACAtgatgagcttcctaacatgattgtGGAGAAATGTATATGTTTAGTTGACAATGTTTTCTCCTTAAGAGAAAAGAATATCCTTTGCAAACAACAGCTCGAGATATCAGGTTTAGTGACACACAGGCAGAACAATGTTATCAGACTGAAAAAAGTATGCAGTCTAGTTCTGGAACATATTCATAGAAGTCATATTGATGAAATGACCAGGAGTAAGAAAATAAATCTGACTACTCAGTGGTTCACTATGCTTATGTATGCATATTTGGAGCACATGAAACTCCAGCATGACAAGCTTGAGGGACTGCAGTCTGATACATGGTCTTCAGAGCGACAATTGAAGGAAAAGCTCAACCAGGTAGCAAAATCAGGCCAATTAGATCGATACTTTGACCGGTATATTGCTCTACCTGACTCGAACTTTGTTATGGAAGAATTCATCCATTTTAAGGAACAGAATGATGAGCATCGTATTGCTGAAAGTTCTGTGTCTTGTCAGCATTCATCAAATGACGCATTGGCGATGGAATTTACATTAGTACGAAATGAAGTTCTGTCAGAGCCCACATCTATACAGGCAATGGAAAATGAGCCAGTTGAGACTTCTGTGGGCTCTGGCAGAGGACCAGCATCAGAAGCTGCTGATTTCCCAGAAAACAGCATCCGCTGTAGTTCTGATGGCATTGGTGTACAAAGAGCTGGCTGTTCATCAAGTAGCATTCCTACAAATGATGATTCTACCGGTCAG GAATCCCCAACCAGTGAGTGTAGAAATGCTGACCAGATGGAGATAGACAATATTGCTAAGCCAAATATGTTGCTGGGAGGTGCAACTTCTCTTGTTAGTGTAAAGAATGATGACATTCTTGACACAGATGGAGTCCACTTGGAGTCAACAAATTTGGCTGCCTCACAAAGCCTTGTAGCCTTGGTTGGAACTCAAGCTGTTCTATCATGCATGTCTCCCCAGCAAAGCACAGATCTGTCAGCTCAACAAAATGTAGCACCTTCAGGGTGTCCACCTGCCGAAGCAGAACAGACAGGTTTGTCGGACACACAGGTGGTTCATGTTTTGCAGACTGAAATGCAACCATCAATCTTACTTTTGGATGCTCCACCTCAAAACACGCACCCTGATGACAGGAGCCAAACAGGTTGTCAAGAAGATAGAGTAACTGGACTGTCACAGGGAGGCGCAGCAATTTCTCAGCATTTAGGTGATGTCAGAATGCAAGTCCAGGAAAAATATGATGGCAATGTAGCTGCTTATCCAGTGCTTCCAGCATCTCCAACTTACCCTGCAGATGGCCTAGTTCCCCTACCTGTGTCTGGGGAAGTTGAATCCCAGATTTGTGAACCAATTATAGCTGCAAAACAAAGTACAAGTCCACATACCCAACAGAGTTTGGCAATTTCGCATCATCTACCAGCTGAAGCAGAACCGTCAAGTATATTGTGCACAGAAACAGCTTGGGATTTGCAGCCCGAAGTGCAACCATCAACCTCAATGCAGGATGAACCCGCAGAGGTAGAGGATGAACCTGAGGCAGAGGATGAGCCTGAGGTAGTGGGCATGGTGACAGTTCATGATCTCCAGGCCGAAATACAACCATCAGCCTCAGTGCCTGCTGGACAAAGTACAGGTCTGCCTGCCCAACAAAGTTTAGCAGCGTCACAACATCCACCAGCAGAAGGGAAACAGGCAGATGTATTTGGCACAGAGCCAGCCTGCGATTTGCAGACCGAATTGCAACCATCAACCTCATTGCAGGATGAACCTGTAGAGGCCGAGGATGAACCTGAGGCAGATGATGACCCCGAGGTACCTGAGGTAGAGGATGAACCTACAGAGGTAGAGCGAGCAGGTACCTTGGGTGCCATATCAACTCAGGATTTGCAGCCTGAAATGCAATCATCAACCTCAACGCAGGATGTTCCATTTGAACGAATACTTGTGTTTAATAATCCAATACTTAGTGACAAGCCGCTTAAAAATGAGTTGGGCAGGTTAATGCGTTGCAAAAATTTGCTTAGTAAAGAGCATGAGCATAAG AAATCACTACTTCTAATAGAGTGCAACCAAGAAATAGAGAAGATAAAAAGAAAGTATGACTCATTACTTCAAAACGAGGAGTCTTCTCATCTTCAGACCCAGAGGGAGCTTGCTGATATCTATAGTAGCAAAGTTCATGTCAAAAAATCACTAGCTGAGAATTTTCGAGGGGCATCCACACCATCATCTACAGCTCCAG GGAGATCAGCGAGCCCTGTAATGGAGCAGCCATTTGAGTCTTCTTCAGCTGCTCAAACCACAGCATCACCAGTTATCTCGTCATCAGCCATCAGACCACCAGTGCCTAATCCACCAGTATCTTATGTCCGACCTTCGTATGTGGCTCAGCCATCATGGAATACGCAGCCACAGACAATCCTACCTGGCAATCTCTATGGAACGACATCAAGCTCACACCCACCTTGCCGAGCGTCCTTGCTGCCATCTGGTGGACACCCAGAGTCCATGGCTAATATCTTGCAGTCATCTAGTTCAAACCCCATCTTCATGTCAGCCCACCAACAGTCATCATATCCAAACATGGTCTTGGGCAGCACCTCAGGTCCGCTGAATGCAGCGCCAGGAAGCCAGCGTACTGGTGCTCAAATTGCCGCTGTCAATCACAATCAATCCAGCTCTGAATTGGCATCGCTGAGTGTGTATATACCAGCTAGGTTTGGCATTGGTAGCAGTAGCAGTCCTGCAGGCGCAGGGGCCAGCCCAGAAGTTGTGTGCCTGTCCGACGACGAACCGTAG